A single genomic interval of Mangifera indica cultivar Alphonso chromosome 5, CATAS_Mindica_2.1, whole genome shotgun sequence harbors:
- the LOC123215945 gene encoding pentatricopeptide repeat-containing protein At2g02980, chloroplastic-like translates to MATIPSLPITQFSAPKLDANTNSYSQRIDTANPLSLLHKCTSLRELKQIQAFTIKTHLQNDLGVLTKLLNFCTQSPTTSLMDHAQHLFDGISEPDIVLFNTMARGYSRSETPSRAICLFVQVLNSGLFPDDYTFPSLLKACASMGDTALQEGKQLHCFAIKFGLSNNVYVCPTLINMYAECNDVDAARRVFDKISEPCVVSYNAIITGYARTSRPNEALSLFRELQERNIKPTDVTMLSALSSCALLGALDLGKWIHEYIKKYGFHKYVKVNTALIDMYAKCGSLDDAVSIFNNMSVRDTQAWSAMIVAYAIHGQGYRVISMFEEMKKAQLSPDEITFLGLLYACSHTGLVEEGCRYFYSMSDKYGIIPGIKHYGCMVDLLGRAGCLDQAYRLIYELPIRPTPILWRTLLSACSSHGNLELAKQVIERIFELDDSHGGDYVILSNLCARAGRWEDVDFFRKLMRDRGVVKVPGCSSIEINNVVHEFFSGDGVHSVSTDLHRALDELVKELKMVGYVPDTSLVYHGDMEDEEKEITLRYHSEKLAIAFGLLNTPPGTTIRVVKNLRVCGDCHSAAKLISLIFDRQIILRDVQRFHHFKGGECSCGDFW, encoded by the coding sequence ATGGCTACTATTCCATCTCTACCAATTACCCAATTTTCAGCCCCAAAACTTGATGCAAACACAAATTCATATTCCCAAAGAATTGACACTGCAAACCCGCTTTCTCTGCTACATAAATGCACCTCTCTTAGAGAGCTCAAGCAAATTCAAGCCTTTACCATCAAGACCCACCTTCAGAATGACCTCGGTGTCCTAACAAAACTCTTAAATTTCTGTACTCAGAGTCCCACTACCTCATTGATGGATCATGCCCAACATCTCTTTGACGGAATTTCAGAACCAGACATTGTTCTATTTAACACCATGGCTCGTGGTTATTCGCGCTCCGAAACTCCATCTCGAGCAATTTGCCTCTTTGTTCAAGTTTTGAATTCTGGCCTTTTTCCTGATGATTATACATTTCCATCTTTGCTTAAAGCATGTGCGAGCATGGGTGATACAGCATTGCAAGAAGGTAAACAATTGCACTGTTTTGCTATCAAATTTGGGCTGAGTAACAACGTGTATGTGTGTCCTACACTTATCAACATGTATGCGGAGTGTAATGACGTGGATGCTGCTAGGCGGGTTTTTGATAAGATATCAGAACCGTGTGTTGTGTCATATAATGCAATAATAACGGGTTATGCTCGAACTAGTAGGCCAAATGAGGCATTGTCGTTATTTCGCGAATTGCAAGAAAGAAATATTAAGCCTACAGATGTCACTATGCTTAGTGCATTATCATCTTGTGCTTTGCTTGGAGCATTGGATTTAGGGAAGTGGATACATGAATATATTAAGAAATATGGGTTTCATAAGTATGTTAAAGTGAATACTGCTCTTATAGATATGTATGCGAAGTGTGGAAGCTTGGATGATGCtgtttctatttttaataacatGAGTGTGAGAGATACACAAGCTTGGTCTGCAATGATTGTGGCATATGCAATTCATGGGCAGGGTTATAGAGTCATATCAATGTTTGAGGAAATGAAAAAGGCACAATTGAGTCCTGATGAGATTACATTTTTGGGCCTTTTGTATGCTTGTAGTCACACTGGATTAGTGGAAGAAGGTTGCAGGTATTTTTATAGTATGAGCGACAAGTATGGGATTATTCCCGGTATCAAGCATTATGGATGTATGGTGGATTTACTTGGTCGAGCGGGATGTTTGGATCAGGCTTATAGGTTAATTTATGAATTACCTATCAGGCCCACTCCAATACTGTGGCGAACCTTGTTATCAGCTTGTAGTAGCCATGGGAATCTAGAACTGGCAAAGCAGGTTATAGAAAGAATCTTTGAACTAGATGACTCTCATGGTGGAGATTATGTAATCTTATCAAACTTGTGTGCAAGAGCTGGGAGATGGGAAGATGTGGATTTTTTCAGGAAGCTGATGAGAGATAGAGGTGTTGTGAAGGTTCCTGGCTGTAGTTCCATAGAGATAAACAATGTAGTTCATGAGTTTTTCTCTGGGGATGGGGTGCATTCTGTTTCCACAGACCTGCACAGAGCACTTGATGAGTTAGTTAAAGAATTAAAGATGGTTGGATATGTACCAGATACTTCTCTAGTCTATCATGGGGATatggaagatgaagagaaagaaattaCACTTAGATATCATAGTGAAAAGCTGGCTATTGCTTTTGGGCTCCTAAACACCCCGCCTGGAACAACAATTCGTGTTGTGAAGAACCTAAGGGTGTGTGGAGATTGCCATTCTGCTGCTAAACTTATATCGTTAATTTTTGATAGGCAGATAATCCTAAGAGATGTCCAACGATTCCATCATTTCAAAGGTGGAGAGTGCTCTTGTGGGGACTTTTGGTAG